One stretch of Streptomyces sp. NBC_00443 DNA includes these proteins:
- a CDS encoding polysaccharide deacetylase family protein produces the protein MVLASVLLAGCAQPVGPAGPGGAKPGDRAAHSTRPAGSPTHTAQPYRRWGLTAPLAAPPPPPARRLRPGPPGGHPLPVVHRAPTRDKVVFLTYDDGAEKDPRFVDMVRELRLPVSMFLTDSVVGPGYGHFARLRAVGASIQNHTLDHAALRGLPYAGQRAEICGQQNKLRARFGIRPRLFRPPYGTYDTTTLRAAAHCGVTAVVLWRAAMEGDGELTYAHGPGRLRAGDIVSVPSGEPAGLTLRERTTRLLREIQERGLTVGRLEDYI, from the coding sequence GTGGTTCTGGCTTCGGTACTGCTCGCCGGGTGTGCGCAGCCGGTCGGTCCGGCCGGCCCCGGCGGAGCGAAGCCGGGCGACAGGGCGGCCCACAGCACACGGCCGGCGGGCAGCCCGACGCACACGGCACAGCCGTACCGCCGCTGGGGCCTGACGGCCCCACTCGCCGCGCCACCGCCCCCGCCCGCCCGGCGGCTGCGGCCCGGGCCGCCCGGCGGCCACCCACTGCCCGTCGTGCACCGCGCCCCCACCCGCGACAAGGTCGTCTTCCTCACCTACGACGACGGCGCCGAGAAGGACCCCCGCTTCGTCGACATGGTCCGTGAACTACGGCTGCCCGTCAGCATGTTCCTCACGGACAGCGTGGTCGGCCCGGGATACGGCCACTTCGCGCGCCTGCGCGCGGTGGGCGCGTCGATCCAGAACCACACCCTCGACCACGCCGCCCTGCGCGGCCTGCCGTATGCCGGCCAGCGCGCCGAGATCTGCGGCCAGCAGAACAAGCTCCGCGCCCGCTTCGGCATCCGCCCCCGCCTCTTCCGCCCGCCCTACGGCACGTACGACACGACCACGCTCCGGGCCGCGGCCCACTGCGGGGTGACGGCGGTCGTGCTGTGGCGGGCGGCGATGGAGGGCGACGGCGAATTGACGTACGCACACGGCCCCGGACGGCTGCGAGCCGGGGACATCGTGTCGGTCCCCTCGGGCGAGCCGGCCGGGCTGACGCTGAGAGAGCGGACGACGAGGCTGCTCCGGGAGATCCAGGAGCGGGGGCTGACGGTGGGCCGTTTGGAGGACTACATCTGA
- a CDS encoding polysaccharide deacetylase family protein → MRLVVQNDKSSPNGAFAGRRGRTAAGSRARGAVAVLAVAAIAAGCAPAGTGASGPAHPTSGRQPLKAPPPATSAGPHAGKTPGAHPKKFKSAQSVAARAAAAKRWGLSRIPLTPPPPPATKPKITTREGFEVDGHEELGLPPVFTTVPTKQRVVFLTIDDGAEKDPVFLRMMDDLKVPYTAFLSDYVIKDDYGYFKRMQRSGVTLNNHTLHHPYLPALSYRRQQYEICGMQDVIEERYGKPPLLFRPPFGNYDKDSLRAAKSCGIEYVPLWNEEVFVDHWEYREWDQKIRSGDIVLTHFRGREDWKGTMPDMIRRFLNKVTAEGYAVARLEDYL, encoded by the coding sequence ATGCGACTAGTAGTACAAAATGACAAAAGTAGCCCCAATGGGGCATTCGCAGGGCGGCGTGGCCGGACGGCGGCAGGTTCACGGGCCCGCGGAGCAGTCGCCGTGCTCGCCGTCGCCGCCATCGCCGCGGGCTGCGCACCGGCGGGCACAGGCGCCTCCGGGCCCGCGCACCCCACCTCGGGCCGGCAGCCCCTCAAGGCACCGCCCCCGGCCACCAGTGCGGGCCCGCACGCAGGGAAGACCCCCGGCGCGCACCCGAAGAAGTTCAAGTCGGCGCAGTCCGTCGCCGCCCGGGCCGCCGCAGCGAAACGCTGGGGCCTGTCGAGAATCCCGCTCACGCCCCCGCCCCCACCCGCCACCAAACCGAAGATCACCACCCGCGAGGGCTTCGAGGTCGACGGGCACGAGGAGCTCGGCCTCCCGCCGGTCTTCACGACCGTCCCCACCAAGCAGCGGGTCGTCTTTCTCACGATCGACGACGGCGCCGAGAAGGACCCCGTCTTCCTGCGGATGATGGACGACCTGAAGGTGCCGTACACCGCCTTCCTCAGCGACTACGTGATCAAGGACGACTACGGCTACTTCAAGCGGATGCAGCGCAGCGGCGTGACCCTGAACAACCACACCCTCCACCACCCCTACCTCCCCGCCCTCTCCTACCGCCGCCAGCAGTACGAGATCTGCGGCATGCAGGACGTCATCGAGGAGCGCTACGGCAAGCCCCCGCTGCTCTTCCGCCCGCCCTTCGGGAACTACGACAAGGACAGCCTGCGCGCGGCGAAGTCGTGCGGCATCGAGTACGTCCCGCTGTGGAACGAGGAGGTCTTCGTCGACCACTGGGAGTACCGCGAGTGGGACCAGAAGATCCGATCGGGTGACATCGTGCTCACTCACTTCCGGGGCCGGGAGGACTGGAAGGGCACAATGCCCGACATGATCCGCCGGTTCCTGAACAAGGTGACGGCCGAGGGGTACGCGGTGGCCCGGCTCGAGGACTACCTGTGA
- a CDS encoding THUMP-like domain-containing protein has product MNDLAAFLSLLTPEGRALLDAVRDTDPADELAVATRLRREHPAELVSAALGQARLRQRAVAKFGAADAGRMFFTPNGVEQSTRASVAAYRAHRMKELGVSSVADLCCGIGGDAIALARAGIRVLAVDRDPVTAAVARENAEALGLTRLVEVREADVTEVDVSGCDAVFVDPARRGGRGRIFDPEAYSPPLSWAIETARKAPRAALKIAPGIPHEAIPAEAEAEWISDGGDVKEAVLWFGTDPGAVRATLLPGPRSLLSRGLPDPEVRPVGRYLYEPDGAAIRAHLVAEVAQQLDGGLVDATIAYVTADELRPTPYAAAYEITDQLPFNVKKLKALLRERQVGILTVKKRGSAVEPEELRKKVKPQGPNASTVFLTRVAGAPTMLVGRPA; this is encoded by the coding sequence GTGAACGACCTCGCCGCCTTCCTCTCCCTCCTCACCCCCGAGGGCCGCGCCCTCCTCGACGCCGTACGCGACACCGACCCCGCCGACGAACTCGCCGTCGCCACCCGGCTGCGCCGCGAGCACCCCGCCGAGCTGGTGTCGGCGGCGCTCGGGCAGGCGCGGCTGCGCCAGCGGGCGGTGGCGAAGTTCGGGGCCGCGGACGCGGGGCGGATGTTCTTCACCCCGAACGGCGTCGAGCAGTCGACGCGGGCGAGTGTCGCGGCGTACCGGGCCCACCGGATGAAGGAGCTGGGGGTGAGCTCGGTCGCCGACCTGTGCTGCGGGATCGGAGGCGACGCGATCGCGTTGGCGCGGGCCGGGATACGGGTGCTCGCGGTGGACCGCGATCCGGTGACTGCGGCCGTGGCGCGGGAGAATGCGGAGGCCCTCGGCCTCACCCGCCTGGTCGAGGTACGGGAGGCGGACGTCACCGAGGTGGACGTCTCCGGCTGCGACGCTGTGTTCGTCGACCCCGCCCGACGCGGCGGCCGCGGAAGGATCTTCGATCCCGAGGCGTACTCGCCGCCCCTGTCCTGGGCGATCGAGACCGCCCGCAAGGCCCCCCGTGCCGCACTGAAGATCGCGCCCGGGATCCCGCACGAGGCGATCCCGGCGGAGGCCGAGGCCGAGTGGATCTCGGACGGCGGGGACGTGAAGGAAGCCGTGCTGTGGTTCGGGACCGATCCCGGGGCCGTTCGGGCCACCCTGCTGCCGGGACCGCGCTCGCTGCTCTCCCGAGGCCTCCCCGACCCCGAAGTCCGGCCGGTGGGGCGGTACTTGTACGAGCCGGACGGCGCCGCCATCCGCGCCCACCTGGTCGCCGAGGTCGCCCAGCAGCTGGACGGCGGCCTGGTCGACGCGACCATCGCGTACGTCACGGCGGACGAGCTGCGGCCGACGCCGTATGCCGCCGCCTACGAGATCACCGATCAACTCCCCTTCAACGTGAAGAAGTTGAAGGCACTGCTGCGGGAGCGCCAGGTCGGCATCCTGACCGTGAAGAAGCGCGGGTCGGCGGTCGAGCCGGAGGAGCTGCGCAAGAAGGTCAAGCCTCAGGGGCCCAACGCGTCGACCGTGTTCCTGACCCGAGTGGCGGGGGCGCCGACGATGCTGGTCGGGCGGCCCGCGTAG
- a CDS encoding RNA polymerase sigma factor: MTPQPTADPHGAIETVFRIESPRVIAAVARLVRDVGIAEELAQDALVAALEQWPRDGVPDNPGAWLMAAARHRAVDLIRRRENYARKLAQIGRDLETTAPPEEPPALHDPEDIDDDLLRLVFTTCHPVLSPQARIALTLRLLGGLTTPEIARAFLVPEATVAQRIVRAKRTLATRNVAFEVPYGSDRAARLGSVLDVIYLIFNEGYAATAGDDWLRPSLCEDALRLARVLSGLMPKEPEVHGLTSLLEFQASRAAARTGPSGEPILLKEQNRSRWNRMLIARGIAALDRAGATATGAPGPYALQAAIAACHAHAYTYGETDWQTITTLYGLLSARAPSPVVELNRAVAVSMAQGPEPALEIVDAIAAEPALRDYHLLPSVRGDLLLRLGRTDEARAEFERAARLARNEREREMLLKRAAADEA, encoded by the coding sequence GTGACCCCGCAGCCCACCGCAGACCCGCACGGCGCCATCGAGACCGTCTTCCGCATCGAGTCTCCTCGCGTGATCGCCGCCGTCGCCCGGCTGGTCCGCGACGTCGGGATCGCCGAGGAACTCGCGCAGGACGCGCTGGTCGCCGCGCTGGAGCAGTGGCCCCGCGACGGCGTCCCCGACAACCCCGGCGCCTGGCTCATGGCCGCCGCCAGGCACCGCGCCGTGGACCTGATCCGCCGCCGCGAGAACTACGCCCGCAAGCTCGCACAGATCGGCCGCGACCTGGAGACGACGGCGCCGCCGGAGGAGCCGCCCGCCCTCCATGACCCCGAGGACATCGACGACGACCTGCTGCGGCTGGTCTTCACCACGTGCCATCCGGTGCTGTCGCCGCAGGCCCGCATCGCCCTCACCCTGCGGCTGCTCGGCGGCCTGACGACGCCGGAGATCGCCCGGGCGTTCCTGGTGCCGGAGGCCACGGTCGCCCAGCGGATCGTCCGCGCCAAGCGCACCCTGGCGACCAGGAACGTCGCCTTCGAGGTGCCGTACGGCTCCGACCGCGCGGCACGCCTCGGCTCGGTCCTGGACGTCATCTACCTGATTTTCAACGAGGGTTACGCCGCCACGGCCGGCGACGACTGGCTGCGCCCGTCGCTGTGCGAGGACGCGCTGCGGCTGGCCCGCGTGCTGTCGGGACTGATGCCCAAGGAGCCCGAGGTCCACGGCCTGACCTCCCTCCTCGAATTCCAAGCGTCCCGCGCGGCGGCCCGCACCGGCCCGTCCGGCGAGCCGATCCTCCTCAAGGAGCAGAACCGCAGCCGCTGGAACCGCATGCTCATCGCCCGCGGCATCGCGGCGCTGGACCGGGCGGGCGCCACCGCCACGGGAGCGCCGGGGCCGTATGCCCTCCAGGCCGCGATCGCCGCCTGCCACGCGCACGCGTACACCTACGGGGAGACCGACTGGCAGACCATCACCACCCTGTACGGCCTGCTGTCCGCCCGCGCCCCGTCCCCCGTGGTCGAGCTGAACCGCGCGGTCGCCGTGTCGATGGCACAGGGGCCGGAGCCCGCGCTGGAGATCGTCGACGCGATCGCGGCCGAACCGGCGCTGCGGGACTACCACTTGTTGCCGAGCGTGCGCGGCGATCTCCTGCTGCGCCTCGGCCGTACGGACGAGGCGCGGGCGGAGTTCGAGCGGGCGGCGCGGCTGGCGCGCAACGAGCGGGAGCGGGAGATGCTGCTCAAGCGGGCGGCTGCCGACGAGGCCTGA
- a CDS encoding YciI family protein, whose protein sequence is MPRYLSLVRIDESTAPADGPSPEMMQRMGELLEEITKAGVMLDTAGLTPSAQGTRVHWDGADVSVTDGPFTESKEVIGGYAITQCKDKAEALEWASRFVKVHGEGWQVTCEVREIAEG, encoded by the coding sequence ATGCCGCGCTACCTGTCGCTCGTCCGGATCGACGAGTCCACCGCCCCCGCCGACGGCCCGAGCCCCGAGATGATGCAGCGCATGGGGGAGCTGCTGGAGGAGATCACCAAGGCCGGCGTCATGCTCGACACCGCCGGTCTCACCCCGTCGGCGCAGGGCACCCGCGTGCACTGGGACGGCGCCGACGTCTCCGTCACCGACGGGCCCTTCACCGAGTCCAAGGAGGTCATCGGCGGCTACGCGATCACGCAGTGCAAGGACAAGGCCGAGGCGCTGGAGTGGGCCTCGCGGTTCGTGAAGGTCCACGGGGAGGGCTGGCAGGTCACCTGCGAGGTGCGGGAGATCGCCGAGGGCTGA
- a CDS encoding LCP family protein → MPVTGLGANGRAADGDFGGRATRRSKALKAAGLVFAGTLVLGAAAVSWAYWHLNHNIKSVDIDSALGDDRPLSGRTAPVSSASASALPTGSLNILVLGSDSRTGEENRKLGGGSSTGARADTAMVVHIDAGRTEATVVSIPRDTLVTRPSCPLPSGGSTEVAYSTMFNSAYALGGPVCAVKTVESLTDVRMDHYIEIDFSGFAKLVDALGGVTVTTDEDIDDEDSHLTLEAGTHHLDGTRALALARTRHGIGDGSDLGRIGLQQQLVTALLDQISATDLLTDPARLYRVADAVTGSLTTDTGLDSLGELTGLGQSLQGLSSDTVRTVTMPVVPAPSDRNRVVAQEPEAGELWESLQ, encoded by the coding sequence CTGCCTGTGACGGGACTTGGGGCGAACGGGCGTGCAGCGGACGGGGACTTCGGCGGACGGGCAACCCGGCGGTCGAAGGCGCTGAAGGCGGCCGGACTCGTCTTCGCGGGCACCCTGGTGCTGGGCGCGGCTGCCGTGAGCTGGGCCTACTGGCACCTCAACCACAACATCAAGAGCGTCGACATCGACAGCGCCCTCGGCGACGATCGCCCCCTGAGCGGCCGGACGGCACCGGTCTCGTCGGCGTCCGCCTCCGCCCTGCCCACCGGCTCCCTGAACATCCTCGTCCTGGGCTCGGACTCGCGCACCGGCGAGGAGAACCGGAAGCTGGGTGGCGGCAGCAGCACCGGCGCCCGCGCCGACACGGCGATGGTGGTGCACATCGACGCCGGCCGCACTGAGGCGACCGTCGTCAGCATCCCGCGCGACACCCTGGTCACCCGCCCGTCCTGCCCGCTGCCGTCGGGCGGTTCGACGGAGGTGGCGTACAGCACGATGTTCAACAGCGCGTACGCGCTCGGTGGCCCCGTCTGCGCGGTCAAGACGGTCGAGTCGCTCACGGACGTCCGCATGGACCACTACATCGAGATCGACTTCTCGGGCTTCGCAAAGCTGGTGGACGCGCTGGGCGGCGTCACGGTCACGACGGACGAGGACATCGACGACGAGGACAGCCACCTGACCCTGGAGGCGGGCACGCATCACCTGGACGGCACCCGGGCGTTGGCCCTCGCCCGCACCCGGCACGGCATAGGCGACGGCAGCGACCTCGGCCGTATAGGCCTGCAACAGCAGCTGGTGACGGCTCTGCTGGACCAGATCTCCGCCACCGACCTCCTCACCGACCCGGCCCGCCTCTACCGGGTCGCCGACGCGGTGACGGGCAGCCTGACGACCGACACGGGTCTGGACTCACTGGGCGAGCTGACGGGGCTGGGGCAGAGCCTGCAGGGGCTGTCGTCGGACACCGTGCGGACGGTGACGATGCCGGTGGTGCCGGCGCCCTCGGACCGCAACCGGGTGGTGGCTCAGGAGCCGGAGGCGGGGGAGTTGTGGGAGTCGCTGCAGTGA
- a CDS encoding LacI family DNA-binding transcriptional regulator, whose protein sequence is MTPSEPAETRTTTRETRTTPPSTGRSTQTATLAEIAREAGVSAPTVSKVLNGRADVAPATRTRVEELLRAHGYRRRRAEASRSPLIDLVFHELESAWAMEVIRGVENVARDAGLSVVLSESAGRLTPGRTWADQVAARRPHGVILVLSGLDESQRALLTSRSIPFVVMDPAGDPGADVPSIGATNWQGGLAATRHLVELGHRRIGAITGPSRMMCSRARIDGYRAALETAGLPVEPDLIRPGDFHHETGYRQGLELLRRPDRPTAVFAGNDLQALGLYEAARELGLRIPEDLSVVGFDDLPIARWVGPPLTTVRQPLTEMAEAAAKLVLDLAREQGAPVATRVELATSLVVRSSTGEPSAA, encoded by the coding sequence ATGACACCCTCGGAGCCCGCCGAAACCCGGACCACAACGCGTGAAACCCGGACGACACCACCGTCGACCGGCCGGTCCACCCAGACCGCAACGCTCGCCGAGATCGCCCGCGAGGCCGGCGTCTCCGCGCCGACAGTTTCGAAGGTCCTCAACGGACGCGCCGACGTCGCCCCGGCCACCCGCACCCGCGTCGAGGAACTGCTGCGCGCCCACGGCTACCGCCGACGGCGGGCCGAGGCGAGCCGCTCACCCCTGATCGACCTGGTCTTCCACGAGTTGGAGAGCGCGTGGGCGATGGAGGTCATCCGGGGCGTGGAGAACGTCGCCCGCGATGCGGGGCTGAGTGTCGTGCTGAGCGAGAGCGCCGGGCGGCTGACCCCGGGCAGGACGTGGGCCGACCAGGTCGCCGCCCGGCGTCCGCACGGCGTGATCCTCGTGCTGTCCGGGCTCGACGAGTCCCAGCGTGCCCTGCTGACCAGCCGTTCGATCCCGTTCGTGGTGATGGACCCGGCGGGCGACCCGGGCGCCGACGTGCCGTCCATCGGGGCGACCAACTGGCAGGGCGGGCTTGCCGCCACCCGCCATCTGGTGGAGCTCGGGCACCGCAGGATCGGCGCGATCACCGGGCCGTCCCGCATGATGTGCAGCCGCGCACGCATCGACGGCTACCGCGCCGCCCTGGAGACGGCCGGGCTCCCGGTCGAGCCGGACCTGATCCGGCCCGGCGACTTCCACCACGAGACCGGCTACCGGCAGGGCCTGGAACTGCTGCGCCGCCCGGACCGGCCGACCGCCGTCTTCGCCGGCAACGACCTCCAGGCTCTCGGGCTGTACGAGGCCGCGCGCGAGCTGGGGCTGCGCATTCCGGAGGACCTGAGTGTGGTCGGCTTCGACGATCTGCCGATCGCACGCTGGGTGGGGCCGCCGCTGACGACCGTACGGCAGCCGCTGACGGAGATGGCGGAGGCGGCGGCGAAGCTGGTCCTTGACCTCGCGCGGGAGCAGGGGGCGCCGGTCGCGACGCGGGTGGAGCTGGCCACGAGCCTGGTGGTGCGGAGCAGCACGGGGGAGCCGTCGGCGGCTTAG
- the tsaD gene encoding tRNA (adenosine(37)-N6)-threonylcarbamoyltransferase complex transferase subunit TsaD has protein sequence MADSRDEPLVLGIETSCDETGVGIVRGTTLLADAIASSVDEHARFGGVVPEVASRAHLEAMVPTIDRALKEAGVSARDLDGIAVTAGPGLAGALLVGVSAAKAYAYALGKPLYGVNHLASHICVDQLEHGALPEPTMALLVSGGHSSLLLSSDITSDVRPMGATIDDAAGEAFDKIARVLNLGFPGGPVIDRYAREGDPQAIAFPRGLTGPRDPAYDFSFSGLKTAVARWIEAKRAAGEEVPVRDVAASFQEAVVDVLTRKAVRACKDEGVDHLMIGGGVAANSRLRALAQERCERAGLRLRVPRPKLCTDNGAMVAALGAEMVARNRPASSWDLSADSSLPVTDPHVPGTGHTHDHVHEVSKENLYS, from the coding sequence ATGGCTGACTCGCGGGACGAACCCCTAGTCCTCGGCATCGAGACCTCCTGCGACGAGACCGGCGTCGGCATCGTCCGCGGCACCACCCTGCTCGCCGACGCCATCGCCTCCAGCGTCGACGAGCACGCCCGCTTCGGGGGCGTCGTGCCGGAGGTCGCCTCCCGGGCGCACCTGGAGGCGATGGTCCCGACCATCGACCGCGCCCTGAAGGAGGCGGGGGTGAGCGCGAGGGACCTGGACGGGATCGCCGTCACCGCCGGCCCCGGCCTCGCCGGTGCCCTGCTGGTCGGCGTGTCGGCGGCGAAGGCGTACGCCTACGCGCTGGGCAAGCCGCTCTACGGCGTCAACCACCTCGCCTCGCACATCTGCGTGGACCAGCTGGAGCACGGGGCGCTGCCGGAGCCGACGATGGCGCTGCTGGTGAGCGGCGGCCATTCGTCGCTCCTGCTGTCGTCGGACATCACCTCCGACGTCCGCCCGATGGGCGCCACGATCGACGACGCGGCGGGCGAAGCCTTCGACAAGATCGCCCGGGTGCTGAACCTGGGCTTCCCGGGCGGTCCGGTCATCGACCGGTACGCGCGCGAGGGCGACCCGCAGGCGATCGCGTTCCCGCGCGGTCTGACGGGGCCGCGCGATCCGGCGTACGACTTCTCCTTCTCCGGCCTCAAGACGGCGGTGGCCCGCTGGATCGAGGCCAAGCGGGCGGCGGGCGAGGAGGTGCCGGTGCGCGATGTCGCGGCGTCCTTCCAGGAGGCGGTCGTCGACGTGCTGACCCGCAAGGCCGTCCGCGCCTGCAAGGACGAGGGCGTCGACCACCTGATGATCGGCGGCGGCGTCGCGGCCAACTCCCGCCTGCGGGCCCTCGCCCAGGAACGCTGCGAGCGGGCCGGCCTCCGGCTGCGGGTACCCCGGCCGAAGCTGTGCACGGACAACGGGGCGATGGTGGCGGCCCTCGGCGCGGAGATGGTGGCCCGGAACCGGCCGGCGTCCAGCTGGGACCTGTCGGCGGACTCCTCGCTGCCGGTGACGGACCCTCATGTGCCGGGCACCGGCCACACTCACGACCATGTGCACGAGGTCAGCAAGGAGAACCTCTACTCGTGA
- the rimI gene encoding ribosomal protein S18-alanine N-acetyltransferase, with the protein MTEPVTPTPAAAAGAVLREMRWWDIDAVLGLEKELFPEDAWSRGMFWSELAHSRGPGATRRYVVAENGEQLVGYAGLASAGELADVQTIAVARDHWGTGLGGRLLTELLQAATDFECAEVMLECRVDNVRAQKLYERYGFEAIGFRRGYYQPGNVDALVMRLTTAPDSGYAAGANSVQGTETHG; encoded by the coding sequence GTGACCGAACCCGTGACGCCGACTCCCGCCGCTGCCGCCGGTGCCGTGCTGCGCGAGATGCGCTGGTGGGACATCGACGCCGTACTCGGCCTGGAGAAGGAACTCTTCCCCGAGGACGCCTGGTCCAGGGGCATGTTCTGGTCCGAGCTGGCCCACTCGCGCGGGCCCGGGGCGACACGGCGTTACGTCGTCGCCGAGAACGGCGAACAGCTCGTCGGATACGCCGGGCTCGCCTCCGCCGGAGAACTGGCCGACGTCCAGACCATCGCCGTCGCCCGCGACCACTGGGGGACGGGGCTCGGCGGCCGTCTGCTCACCGAACTGCTGCAGGCCGCGACCGACTTCGAGTGCGCCGAAGTGATGCTGGAGTGCCGCGTGGACAACGTCCGGGCGCAGAAGCTCTACGAGCGCTACGGCTTCGAGGCCATCGGCTTCCGGCGCGGCTACTACCAGCCGGGGAACGTGGACGCCCTGGTGATGAGACTGACCACAGCGCCCGACAGCGGCTACGCCGCGGGTGCAAACTCCGTACAAGGAACCGAGACCCATGGCTGA
- the tsaB gene encoding tRNA (adenosine(37)-N6)-threonylcarbamoyltransferase complex dimerization subunit type 1 TsaB has protein sequence MLLLALDTATPAVTVALHDGTDVIASSSQVDARRHGELLLPAVDRVLAEAGVKLDAVTGVVVGIGPGPYTGLRVGLMTADTFGLVLGVPVHGVCTLDGLAYAADIEKGPFVVATDARRKEVYWARYADSRTRLTDPAVDRPADIADQVAGLPAVGAGALLYPDTFPSAHEPEHVSAAALAALAAERLAAGEELPAPRPLYLRRPDAQVPKNYKVVTPK, from the coding sequence GTGCTCTTGCTCGCTCTGGATACCGCCACCCCCGCCGTCACCGTCGCGCTGCACGACGGTACGGACGTCATCGCCTCGTCGAGCCAGGTGGACGCGCGCCGGCACGGCGAGCTGCTGCTGCCGGCCGTCGACCGGGTCCTCGCCGAGGCCGGTGTGAAGCTCGACGCCGTCACCGGCGTCGTCGTAGGCATCGGACCCGGCCCCTACACCGGGCTGCGCGTCGGCCTGATGACCGCCGACACCTTCGGGCTCGTCCTCGGCGTCCCCGTGCACGGCGTGTGCACGCTGGACGGCCTCGCCTACGCCGCCGACATCGAGAAGGGCCCCTTCGTCGTCGCGACGGACGCCCGGCGCAAGGAGGTCTACTGGGCGCGGTACGCCGACTCCCGCACGCGGCTGACCGACCCGGCCGTGGACCGGCCCGCCGACATCGCCGACCAGGTCGCCGGGCTGCCGGCCGTCGGCGCGGGCGCGCTGCTGTACCCCGACACCTTCCCCAGCGCCCACGAGCCCGAGCACGTGTCGGCGGCGGCCCTCGCGGCACTGGCCGCCGAGAGGCTGGCGGCGGGCGAGGAACTCCCCGCGCCCCGGCCGCTGTACCTGCGCCGGCCCGATGCCCAGGTCCCCAAGAACTACAAGGTGGTCACCCCCAAGTGA